The Podarcis muralis chromosome 10, rPodMur119.hap1.1, whole genome shotgun sequence genome includes a region encoding these proteins:
- the ARHGDIB gene encoding rho GDP-dissociation inhibitor 2, producing MTEKDPEVHVEDDDDELDSKLNYKPPPQKTLQELQELDKDDESLAKYKKSLLGDGPVVADPTVANVTVTRLTLVCNSAPGPITMDLTGDLEALKKQTFVIKEGSEYCAKIHFKVNREIVSGLKYVQHTYRTGVKVDKVTFMVGSYGPRPEEYEFITPLEEAPKGMMARGNYRNKSFFTDDDKHDHLTWEWNLAIKKEWTE from the exons ATGACTGAGAAAGACCCTGAGGTGCATgtggaagatgatgatgatgagctaGATAGCAAATTGAACTATAAGCCCCCACCTCAGAAGACGCTTCAGGAACTGCAGGAGCTGGACAAGGATGACGAGAGCCTTGCAAAGTACAAGAAGTCCCTGCTGGGGGATGGACCTGTTGTGGCAG ACCCTACAGTTGCCAATGTGACTGTCACTCGGCTCACCCTGGTGTGTAACAGTGCTCCAGGGCCAATTACCATGGACCTCACTG GGGACCTTGAGGCTCTCAAGAAACAGACATTTGTAATAAAGGAAGGATCTGAATATTGTGCCAAGATCCACTTCAAA GTAAATAGAGAAATTGTATCTGGCTTGAAATATGTGCAGCACACTTACCGGACAGGGGTGAAAG TGGACAAAGTGACATTCATGGTGGGCAGCTATGGGCCACGGCCGGAAGAATACGAATTCATTACACCTCTCGAGGAGGCACCTAAAGGCATGATGGCTCGAGGAAACTACCGCAACAAGTCCTTCTTCACCGACGACGACAAGCACGACCATCTCACCTGGGAGTGGAACTTGGCCATTAAGAAGGAGTGGACAGAATGA